In one window of Zhihengliuella sp. ISTPL4 DNA:
- a CDS encoding FAD-binding oxidoreductase: MVDHVESAQPAVHRPSTVSEVAALVRAAGQEAVPLTVVSGGHGPWSHAPAPGLRLELGELSSIEVDGTAVRIGGGAVWGDVAKALAAHGLALSSGDTAGVGVGGLTLGGGIGWMVRAWGLAVDQLVGAQVVTATGDVVEASATEHPDLFWALRGGGGNFGIVTRFDFEAHRLPGIALAESVVEGDATAVLRAARELLRDAPRELTVTYMDVPPMDPSAPAGARLTAVWAGPDPEALRVELAPITALDGVTTEITEPAYRDILMEMPQPEGGEAPAPPGFLGGNGLVADLDDELIDRLVAYRREFPASVVFLRSLGGAFGDVPQEETAFPARTATWFVMAGAFDVPGLLDEQGREKAAADAQRIVTGRLAEYSNFVDAERPETVSGMYDSDGYERLRAVKAQWDPQNVFRRNHNILV; the protein is encoded by the coding sequence ATGGTCGACCACGTCGAATCCGCACAGCCCGCCGTCCACCGTCCCTCCACCGTCTCCGAGGTCGCCGCGCTCGTCCGCGCCGCCGGTCAGGAGGCAGTCCCCCTGACCGTCGTCTCCGGCGGCCACGGGCCCTGGTCCCACGCCCCCGCTCCCGGTCTGCGTCTCGAACTCGGGGAGCTCTCCTCGATCGAGGTCGACGGCACGGCCGTGCGCATCGGCGGCGGTGCCGTCTGGGGCGATGTCGCGAAGGCCCTCGCCGCCCACGGCCTCGCCCTGAGCTCCGGTGACACGGCCGGCGTCGGCGTCGGCGGCCTCACGCTCGGCGGCGGCATCGGCTGGATGGTCCGCGCCTGGGGCCTCGCCGTCGATCAGCTCGTCGGGGCCCAGGTGGTCACCGCGACAGGGGACGTGGTGGAGGCGTCCGCCACGGAGCATCCCGATCTCTTCTGGGCGCTGCGCGGCGGTGGAGGAAACTTCGGCATCGTCACCCGCTTCGACTTCGAGGCGCATCGCCTCCCGGGGATCGCGCTGGCCGAGTCCGTCGTCGAAGGCGACGCAACGGCCGTGCTCCGGGCTGCGCGCGAACTGCTCCGCGATGCCCCGCGCGAACTCACCGTCACGTACATGGACGTGCCGCCGATGGATCCGAGCGCTCCGGCGGGTGCCCGGCTGACCGCCGTGTGGGCGGGACCCGACCCGGAAGCGCTCCGCGTGGAGCTCGCGCCGATCACCGCGCTCGACGGTGTCACCACAGAGATCACCGAGCCCGCCTATCGCGACATCCTGATGGAGATGCCGCAGCCGGAGGGCGGCGAGGCCCCTGCTCCTCCCGGTTTCCTCGGCGGGAACGGTCTCGTCGCCGACCTCGACGACGAGCTCATCGATCGGCTGGTGGCCTATCGGCGGGAGTTCCCCGCCTCGGTCGTCTTCCTCCGGTCGCTCGGTGGGGCGTTCGGCGACGTTCCACAGGAGGAGACGGCCTTTCCCGCGCGCACCGCGACGTGGTTCGTCATGGCCGGCGCCTTCGACGTCCCCGGGCTGCTCGACGAGCAGGGGCGTGAGAAGGCCGCCGCCGATGCGCAGCGGATCGTCACCGGCCGCCTCGCCGAGTACAGCAACTTCGTCGACGCCGAGCGGCCGGAAACCGTCTCCGGCATGTACGACAGCGACGGCTACGAGCGCTTGCGGGCGGTGAAGGCGCAGTGGGATCCGCAGAACGTGTTCCGCCGCAACCACAACATCCTCGTCTGA
- the gndA gene encoding NADP-dependent phosphogluconate dehydrogenase: protein MPEASANIGVVGLAVMGSNLARNLASREGNTVAIFNRSYEKTQTLLDEHPEAGFIPAKTYQEFADSLQKPRTAIIMVKAGAPTDAVIDSLVEVFEPGDIIVDGGNAYFPDTIRREKAVRETGINFVGAGISGGEEGALTGPSIMPGGSDESWVTLGPILKSIAAVAEGEPCVTHVGHDGAGHFVKMVHNGIEYADMQLIAEAYDLIRRGTGKTPAEIAEIFAEWNRGELESYLIEITAEVLRQVDASTGKPLVDVILDQAGAKGTGAWTVQTALSLGVPVSGIAEATFARSLSSHPEQRAVAATLPGPDEEFTVPADEVEAFVEDVRLALYASKIVAYSQGFDEIRAGAAEYGWNIDLGAISKIWRGGCIIRAQFLNRIADAYAETPDLPVLMTAPYFAEALTRGQAAWRRVVVTAAQSGIPAPAFSSSLSYYDGIRADRLPAALVQGQRDFFGAHTYKRIDKEGTFHTLWSGDRSEIEAEDTH from the coding sequence GTGCCCGAAGCATCAGCGAACATCGGAGTCGTCGGACTCGCCGTCATGGGGTCGAACCTCGCCCGTAACCTCGCGAGCCGCGAGGGCAATACCGTGGCGATCTTCAACCGCAGCTACGAGAAGACGCAGACCCTCCTCGACGAGCATCCCGAGGCGGGTTTCATCCCGGCGAAGACGTACCAGGAGTTCGCCGACTCGCTGCAGAAGCCGCGCACCGCGATCATCATGGTCAAGGCCGGCGCTCCCACCGACGCCGTGATCGACTCCCTCGTCGAGGTCTTCGAGCCGGGCGACATCATCGTCGACGGCGGCAACGCGTACTTCCCCGACACCATCCGTCGCGAGAAGGCGGTCCGCGAGACCGGTATCAACTTCGTCGGCGCCGGCATCTCCGGCGGCGAAGAGGGCGCTCTCACCGGACCGTCGATCATGCCGGGCGGCTCGGACGAGTCCTGGGTCACGCTCGGGCCCATCCTGAAGTCCATCGCGGCGGTCGCCGAGGGCGAGCCCTGCGTGACGCACGTCGGCCACGACGGCGCCGGCCACTTCGTCAAGATGGTGCACAACGGCATCGAGTACGCCGACATGCAGCTCATCGCCGAGGCCTACGACCTCATCCGCCGCGGGACCGGCAAGACGCCCGCGGAGATCGCCGAGATCTTCGCGGAGTGGAACCGCGGCGAGCTCGAGTCGTACCTCATCGAGATCACCGCCGAGGTGCTGCGGCAGGTCGATGCGTCTACCGGCAAGCCGCTGGTCGATGTCATCCTCGACCAGGCCGGCGCCAAGGGTACCGGCGCCTGGACCGTGCAGACCGCTCTCTCGCTCGGCGTCCCGGTCTCGGGCATCGCCGAGGCGACCTTCGCCCGCTCCCTCTCCTCACACCCCGAGCAGCGTGCGGTCGCCGCGACGCTTCCCGGTCCGGACGAGGAGTTCACGGTTCCCGCCGACGAGGTCGAGGCTTTCGTCGAGGACGTCCGTCTGGCGCTCTACGCCTCCAAGATCGTCGCCTACTCGCAGGGCTTCGACGAGATCCGCGCCGGCGCCGCCGAGTACGGCTGGAACATCGACCTCGGCGCGATCTCGAAGATCTGGCGCGGCGGCTGCATCATCCGTGCGCAGTTCCTGAACCGGATCGCCGACGCCTACGCCGAGACCCCCGACCTTCCCGTGCTGATGACCGCGCCGTACTTCGCCGAGGCCCTCACGCGCGGCCAGGCGGCCTGGCGCCGCGTGGTCGTGACCGCCGCACAGTCCGGCATTCCGGCGCCGGCGTTCTCGTCGTCGCTGTCGTACTACGACGGCATCCGCGCTGACCGCCTGCCTGCGGCTCTGGTACAGGGTCAGCGGGACTTCTTCGGCGCGCACACCTACAAGCGCATCGACAAGGAGGGCACCTTCCACACGCTGTGGTCGGGCGACCGCTCCGAGATCGAGGCCGAAGACACGCACTGA
- a CDS encoding D-2-hydroxyacid dehydrogenase, which produces MTESEKKVRAVVAVPLAEELCGLIEELEPRLEVIRDAALVPPMRGPADWSGDPDFRRTPEQQRAFDDLVDSADVLFGIPDVDPEALSRTVAANPRLRWVMTTAAGGGSTVKAAGLDRADLDRIVFTTSAGVHGGTLAEFALFAVLAGAKDLPRLRADQDQRVWPERWEMRQVDEMTVLVVGLGGIGAECARRFHALGARVWGTSRSGRPVEGVDRLIALDELVDAVGEVDAIVVTLPGTEQTRHLIGEDVLRAVKPGAILTNVGRGSVVDEAALLGALDDGRVGFAGLDVFEEEPLPADSPLWAHPRVLVSPHTAALSSKEEERIARRFAENATRLLDGRELRAVVDTVEFY; this is translated from the coding sequence GTGACGGAGTCCGAGAAGAAGGTCCGCGCCGTCGTCGCGGTGCCGTTGGCGGAGGAGTTGTGCGGTCTCATCGAGGAGCTCGAGCCGCGCCTCGAAGTCATCCGGGATGCGGCACTCGTCCCGCCGATGCGCGGCCCTGCCGACTGGTCGGGGGATCCGGACTTCCGTCGGACCCCGGAGCAGCAGCGGGCGTTCGATGACCTCGTCGATTCCGCCGACGTCCTCTTCGGCATCCCCGACGTCGACCCCGAAGCCCTGTCGCGGACGGTGGCCGCCAACCCGCGGCTGCGGTGGGTCATGACCACGGCGGCGGGCGGGGGCAGCACCGTCAAGGCCGCGGGACTCGACCGCGCCGACCTCGACCGCATCGTCTTCACCACCAGCGCGGGTGTCCACGGCGGCACCCTCGCCGAGTTCGCCCTCTTCGCGGTGCTCGCCGGTGCGAAGGACCTCCCGCGCCTGCGTGCGGATCAGGATCAGCGCGTGTGGCCCGAGCGGTGGGAGATGCGCCAGGTCGACGAGATGACGGTGCTGGTGGTGGGACTCGGCGGCATCGGGGCGGAGTGTGCCCGTCGTTTCCACGCTCTCGGCGCTCGGGTGTGGGGGACCAGCCGCTCCGGGCGCCCGGTCGAGGGCGTCGACCGCCTCATCGCGCTGGATGAGCTCGTGGACGCGGTGGGGGAGGTCGACGCGATCGTCGTCACGCTGCCCGGCACGGAGCAGACCAGACACCTCATCGGAGAGGACGTCCTGCGGGCGGTGAAGCCCGGCGCCATCCTCACCAACGTCGGGCGCGGCAGTGTAGTCGACGAGGCGGCGCTGCTCGGTGCGCTCGACGACGGCAGGGTCGGCTTCGCCGGGCTGGACGTCTTCGAGGAGGAGCCCCTGCCTGCCGACTCCCCGCTGTGGGCGCACCCGCGCGTCCTCGTCAGCCCGCACACGGCGGCGCTCAGCTCGAAGGAGGAAGAGCGCATCGCGCGGCGGTTCGCCGAGAACGCCACCCGGTTGCTCGACGGCCGGGAGCTGCGTGCGGTGGTCGACACGGTCGAGTTCTACTGA
- a CDS encoding gluconokinase encodes MSVRIVVMGPSGSGKSTVGAALAERLGARFVDGDDLHPLTNVDKMAAGIPLDDEDRMPWLGVVGRTLAAETRIVVACSALRRRYREAIRAEAPDAFFAELCVERETLAERLGGRPDHFMPASLLDSQLDALEPLADDESGVRVDADLPLAQELATIREALAAVTGTPGEAQSLR; translated from the coding sequence ATGAGCGTGCGCATCGTCGTGATGGGGCCGAGCGGCTCCGGGAAGTCGACGGTGGGCGCGGCGCTGGCGGAGCGTCTCGGAGCGCGTTTCGTGGACGGTGACGATCTGCATCCGCTGACCAATGTGGACAAGATGGCGGCGGGCATCCCTCTCGACGACGAGGATCGGATGCCGTGGCTCGGTGTGGTCGGGCGGACGCTCGCCGCCGAGACCCGCATCGTCGTCGCCTGCTCCGCGCTGCGACGGCGGTACCGCGAGGCGATCCGTGCGGAGGCGCCGGACGCGTTCTTCGCGGAGCTCTGCGTCGAAAGGGAGACGCTCGCGGAGCGGCTGGGCGGGCGGCCCGATCACTTCATGCCGGCTTCGCTCCTGGATTCCCAGCTCGATGCGCTGGAACCGCTGGCGGACGACGAGTCCGGGGTCCGGGTCGACGCCGATCTTCCACTGGCGCAGGAGCTGGCGACGATCCGTGAGGCGCTCGCCGCCGTGACGGGAACGCCGGGAGAGGCTCAGTCCTTGCGGTAG
- a CDS encoding 50S ribosomal protein L25/general stress protein Ctc produces MSEDTTVHAELRSSFGKGFARRLRAAGKIPAVIYGHGTEPVHVALPGHQVSLIIRRANALLDLDIEGTSQLALVKDVQKDPVHQIIEHIDLLVVKKGEKVAIDVPVVVTGEPAAGTIVNLDATTIQVEAEATHIPENIEVSVEGLEEGAHITAADVTLPKGSTLLTDGEVLVVAISVPAAPVEDEETEGESAEGESAAASEEAAAE; encoded by the coding sequence ATGTCTGAAGACACCACGGTCCACGCCGAGCTGCGCAGCAGCTTCGGCAAGGGCTTCGCCCGCCGTCTGCGCGCCGCCGGCAAGATCCCCGCGGTCATCTACGGCCACGGCACCGAGCCCGTCCACGTCGCCCTGCCCGGCCACCAGGTCTCCCTGATCATCCGTCGCGCCAACGCGCTGCTCGACCTCGACATCGAGGGCACCTCGCAGCTCGCGCTCGTCAAGGACGTGCAGAAGGACCCGGTGCACCAGATCATCGAGCACATCGACCTCCTGGTCGTGAAGAAGGGCGAGAAGGTCGCCATCGACGTTCCTGTCGTCGTCACCGGTGAGCCGGCTGCCGGCACCATCGTCAACCTCGACGCCACGACCATCCAGGTCGAGGCCGAGGCCACGCACATCCCGGAGAACATCGAGGTCTCGGTCGAGGGTCTGGAAGAGGGCGCGCACATCACCGCCGCCGACGTGACCCTCCCGAAGGGCTCGACGCTCCTCACCGACGGCGAGGTCCTCGTGGTCGCCATCTCCGTCCCGGCCGCTCCGGTCGAGGACGAGGAGACCGAGGGCGAGTCCGCGGAGGGCGAGTCCGCTGCGGCGTCCGAGGAGGCCGCCGCGGAGTGA
- the pth gene encoding aminoacyl-tRNA hydrolase yields the protein MAATWLVVGLGNPGPRYEATRHNIGQMVVDELAARRGESFREHKGGARVVETWLRPGADKLVLAKPNTFMNVSGTPVAALARFYSVPLDHVIVVHDELDIPFDTVKLKTGGGHGGHNGVRDIAKALTSPDFPRVRVGIGRPVGRQDPADWVLSPFGKDERANLPLLVGDAADAVELLVDEGLLAAQQKHHAPR from the coding sequence ATGGCAGCGACCTGGCTGGTGGTCGGTCTCGGCAACCCGGGACCCCGCTATGAGGCGACCCGCCACAACATCGGCCAGATGGTCGTCGACGAGCTCGCGGCCCGCCGCGGGGAGAGCTTTCGGGAGCACAAGGGCGGTGCACGGGTCGTCGAGACCTGGTTGCGCCCCGGCGCCGACAAGCTCGTCCTCGCGAAGCCGAACACCTTCATGAACGTCTCGGGCACGCCCGTCGCCGCCCTCGCCCGGTTCTACTCCGTCCCCCTCGACCACGTGATCGTCGTGCACGACGAGCTCGACATCCCGTTCGACACGGTCAAGCTGAAGACCGGGGGAGGACACGGCGGGCACAACGGGGTCCGCGACATCGCCAAGGCGCTCACGAGTCCGGACTTCCCCCGGGTGCGCGTGGGTATCGGCCGGCCGGTGGGACGACAGGACCCGGCGGACTGGGTGCTCTCCCCGTTCGGCAAGGACGAGCGCGCGAACCTGCCGCTCCTCGTGGGCGATGCCGCAGACGCCGTCGAGCTCCTCGTCGACGAAGGGCTGCTCGCCGCCCAGCAGAAGCACCACGCCCCTCGCTGA
- the trpS gene encoding tryptophan--tRNA ligase, which produces MNKPRLYSGMQPSADSLQIGNYIGALLQWRELQTSYDAFFSVVDLHALTVAQNPAELREKTRRTAAQYIAAGIEPSQSTLYVQSHVRAHAELAWILSTITGFGEAGRMTQFKDKSARYGADATSVGLFTYPVLMAADILLYQTDVVPVGDDQKQHVELTRDLAERFNSRFGETFTVPVPVIQKETARIYDLQNPTAKMSKSAESDAGVLWMLDDPAKSAKKIMRAVTDNEGTVRFDREAKPGVSNLLTIYAALTGRQIPAIEDEYAGRGYGDFKKGLAEVVVEEFAPVRSRALELLDDPAELDRILAENAARADAVADRTLSDVYDRVGLLRRV; this is translated from the coding sequence GTGAACAAGCCTCGCCTCTACTCCGGAATGCAGCCCTCCGCCGACTCCCTCCAGATCGGCAACTACATCGGCGCACTCCTGCAGTGGCGGGAGCTCCAGACCTCGTACGACGCGTTCTTCTCCGTCGTCGACCTCCACGCCCTCACCGTCGCCCAGAACCCGGCGGAGCTGCGCGAGAAGACCCGCCGCACCGCCGCGCAGTACATCGCCGCGGGCATCGAGCCGTCGCAGTCGACGCTGTACGTGCAGTCGCACGTCCGCGCCCACGCCGAGCTCGCCTGGATCCTCAGCACGATCACCGGCTTCGGCGAAGCCGGACGGATGACGCAGTTCAAGGACAAGTCGGCCCGCTACGGCGCCGATGCGACCAGCGTGGGCCTCTTCACCTACCCGGTACTCATGGCCGCCGACATCCTGCTCTACCAGACCGACGTCGTACCGGTCGGCGACGACCAGAAGCAGCACGTCGAGCTCACCCGCGACCTCGCCGAGCGCTTCAACTCGCGGTTCGGCGAGACCTTCACGGTGCCGGTCCCGGTCATCCAGAAGGAGACCGCGCGCATCTACGACCTGCAGAACCCGACGGCCAAGATGTCGAAGTCGGCCGAGAGCGATGCCGGTGTGCTGTGGATGCTCGACGACCCGGCGAAGTCGGCCAAGAAGATCATGCGCGCGGTGACCGACAACGAGGGCACCGTGCGATTCGATCGGGAAGCCAAGCCCGGCGTCTCGAACCTCCTGACCATCTATGCCGCGCTGACCGGACGCCAGATCCCCGCGATCGAGGACGAGTACGCGGGCCGCGGCTACGGCGACTTCAAGAAGGGCCTGGCCGAGGTCGTCGTGGAGGAGTTCGCTCCCGTGCGCAGCCGTGCCCTCGAGCTCCTCGACGACCCGGCGGAGCTGGACCGGATCCTCGCCGAGAACGCCGCCCGTGCCGATGCCGTCGCCGACCGGACGCTGTCCGACGTGTACGACCGGGTCGGACTGCTGCGCCGGGTCTGA
- a CDS encoding DUF4166 domain-containing protein: MTDGMPLTRGQVFLDALGVEAERLHPEILAQYRAPVPAGHAEGVFAVAGSRFGRWAALARPIVGPGLLVPMSGRDVPFVLRTTTGRAATGRATLDSTREFLFPGRTARIVDRLTVSVRPGLVRNLLGARGRVELIEECSVTAEGFLRMRTVRVALRLFGRRFALPGPLGVRVDLVDGWDAEHRRRTIDMRAVNPVLGTVLQYRGWYRESDPSPSERPDPGQ; the protein is encoded by the coding sequence ATGACGGACGGCATGCCCCTGACGCGAGGACAGGTGTTCCTCGACGCGCTGGGCGTGGAGGCGGAGCGCCTGCACCCGGAGATCCTCGCGCAGTACCGTGCTCCCGTCCCGGCGGGGCACGCGGAGGGGGTGTTCGCGGTCGCGGGGAGCCGGTTCGGCCGCTGGGCGGCTCTCGCGCGTCCGATCGTGGGACCGGGGCTGCTGGTGCCGATGTCGGGGCGGGACGTGCCGTTCGTGCTGCGCACGACGACCGGGCGCGCGGCGACGGGCCGCGCGACGCTCGACTCCACGCGCGAGTTCCTCTTCCCCGGGCGGACCGCACGGATCGTGGATCGGCTGACGGTGAGCGTGCGACCGGGACTGGTCCGGAACCTCCTCGGTGCCCGGGGCCGCGTCGAGCTCATCGAGGAGTGCAGCGTGACGGCGGAGGGCTTCCTGCGGATGCGTACCGTCCGGGTCGCCCTGCGGCTGTTCGGGCGGCGATTCGCTCTGCCCGGACCGCTCGGCGTGCGCGTGGACCTCGTCGACGGCTGGGACGCCGAGCACCGCCGGCGCACGATCGACATGCGCGCCGTGAACCCCGTGCTCGGCACCGTGCTGCAGTACCGCGGCTGGTATCGGGAGTCGGATCCGTCGCCCTCCGAGCGTCCGGACCCGGGTCAGTAG
- a CDS encoding exodeoxyribonuclease III codes for MPHLRIASVNVNGIRAAARNGMSTWLDAADIDILTLQEVRGQDEHIEAALPGWTFVHDEATVKGRAGVAIASRLPALASRADFGPEDFDSKGRWIEADFLIGDRPLTVVSAYVHSGEADTPKQDEKWKFLDAFEARLASLNTDDALALVTGDLNVGHRELDIKNWRGNRTKAGFLPRERAYFDRFLGEAGTSVTGVDGSVGTGLGWVDVGRRFHGEVDGPYTWWSMRGKAFDNDSGWRIDYHLATPALAERVQAYHVARAAAYDQRWSDHAPVVVDYTY; via the coding sequence ATGCCTCACCTGCGTATCGCCTCGGTCAACGTCAACGGGATCCGGGCGGCCGCCCGCAACGGGATGAGCACCTGGCTGGACGCCGCCGACATCGACATCCTCACGCTGCAGGAAGTGCGCGGGCAGGACGAGCACATCGAGGCCGCCCTCCCCGGCTGGACCTTCGTGCACGATGAGGCCACGGTCAAGGGGCGCGCGGGTGTCGCGATCGCCAGCCGCCTCCCCGCACTCGCCTCCCGGGCGGACTTCGGCCCGGAGGACTTCGACTCCAAGGGCCGCTGGATCGAGGCCGACTTCCTGATCGGAGACCGTCCGCTCACCGTCGTCAGCGCCTACGTGCACTCCGGCGAGGCCGACACCCCGAAGCAGGACGAGAAGTGGAAGTTCCTCGACGCGTTCGAGGCACGTCTGGCGAGCCTGAACACCGACGACGCCCTCGCCCTCGTCACGGGCGACCTCAACGTGGGGCACCGCGAGCTCGACATCAAGAACTGGCGCGGCAACCGCACCAAGGCCGGCTTCCTGCCGCGCGAACGCGCCTACTTCGATCGCTTCCTCGGTGAGGCCGGGACCTCGGTCACCGGCGTCGACGGCTCGGTGGGCACGGGCCTCGGCTGGGTGGACGTCGGCCGTCGCTTCCACGGCGAGGTGGACGGGCCGTACACCTGGTGGTCCATGCGCGGGAAGGCGTTCGACAACGACTCGGGATGGCGCATCGACTATCACCTGGCGACGCCCGCACTTGCCGAGCGCGTCCAGGCGTACCACGTGGCCCGTGCGGCCGCGTACGACCAGCGCTGGAGCGACCACGCGCCGGTCGTCGTCGACTACACCTACTGA
- a CDS encoding YihY/virulence factor BrkB family protein, with translation MSEPGSATDGRLDAAVERATALTRRTLGLFPVRVWRHFLQHNGFLLAAGVSYQALFAIFAAIYLAFAIAGLWLGGSEEAVNGLIEIINNYIPNLILDEGGVFTPAQVQEIAASTTGVLGVTGLIALGTVIWTAIGWVTFSRRAVRDIFGLEPDRRSYLLLKARDLLAALIFGVSLVLGSALSSASAAVLSWVLSLLGWDAGSDGLNLGIRIGTVLVSFVLLTGALAAMVRFLTGTSLHWGTIWPGALLGGAAMTVLQFGVGFLLSYTPSNPLLATFAIFVGLLLWFRVNGVVTLVAASWIAVAAQDRDLPLLLPTDAERRVAEHATLLSAARIRLRDAEAARDAAPWYRSWAAGHAVREAEDEVARLVASAPPPAPPASPLAQRLLSELDRRQNRDVGGAR, from the coding sequence GTGTCCGAGCCCGGTTCGGCGACCGACGGTCGCCTCGATGCCGCGGTCGAGCGCGCGACCGCGCTGACCCGACGCACCCTCGGTCTCTTCCCGGTGCGGGTGTGGCGGCACTTCCTGCAGCACAACGGCTTCCTGCTGGCCGCCGGCGTGAGCTATCAGGCGCTCTTCGCCATCTTCGCGGCGATCTACCTCGCGTTCGCCATCGCCGGTCTCTGGCTCGGCGGCAGCGAGGAGGCCGTGAACGGGCTCATCGAGATCATCAACAACTACATCCCGAACCTCATCCTGGACGAGGGCGGCGTCTTCACGCCCGCTCAGGTGCAGGAGATCGCCGCGAGCACCACGGGAGTGCTCGGCGTGACCGGACTCATCGCGCTCGGGACGGTCATCTGGACCGCGATCGGTTGGGTGACCTTCTCCCGGCGGGCCGTCCGGGACATCTTCGGCCTGGAACCCGACCGACGCAGCTACCTGCTCCTCAAAGCGAGGGATCTGCTGGCCGCCCTCATCTTCGGCGTCTCGCTGGTCCTCGGCTCCGCGCTCAGCTCCGCCAGCGCCGCCGTGCTGAGCTGGGTGCTCTCGCTTCTGGGCTGGGACGCCGGATCGGACGGCCTCAACCTCGGCATCCGGATCGGCACGGTGCTCGTGTCGTTCGTCCTGCTGACCGGGGCATTGGCGGCGATGGTGCGCTTCCTCACCGGCACCTCGCTGCACTGGGGCACCATCTGGCCCGGTGCCCTCCTCGGCGGCGCGGCCATGACGGTGCTGCAGTTCGGAGTCGGGTTCCTGCTGAGCTATACGCCCTCGAATCCCCTGCTGGCCACCTTCGCGATCTTCGTCGGCCTCCTGCTGTGGTTCCGCGTGAACGGGGTGGTCACGCTCGTCGCCGCGTCCTGGATCGCCGTCGCCGCCCAGGACCGCGACCTCCCACTTCTGCTGCCGACCGACGCCGAGCGGCGCGTGGCCGAGCACGCCACGCTGCTCTCGGCCGCACGGATCCGCCTCCGCGACGCCGAGGCGGCGCGCGACGCGGCCCCCTGGTATCGGAGCTGGGCGGCGGGTCACGCCGTCCGCGAGGCGGAAGATGAGGTCGCCCGGCTCGTGGCCTCCGCTCCCCCGCCTGCACCCCCGGCCTCCCCCCTGGCTCAGCGTCTGCTGTCGGAGCTCGACCGCCGCCAGAACCGCGATGTCGGCGGTGCTCGTTAA
- a CDS encoding succinate dehydrogenase iron-sulfur subunit, with translation MSNAIAEAPAETTEDTGIQSFIVTFNIRRFDPEVDAEPHWVDYDVELYSTDRVLDALHKIKWEVDGSLTFRRSCAHGICGSDAMRINGRNRLACKTLIKDLDISKPIYVEAIKGLPLEKDLVVDMEPFFASYREVQPFLVANSVPEKGKERTQSIADREIFDDTTKCILCAACTSSCPVFWTDGQYFGPAAIVNAHRFIFDSRDDNAAVRLDILNDKEGVWRCRTTFNCSEACPRGIEVTKAIAEVKQAVLRGRP, from the coding sequence ATGTCGAACGCCATCGCCGAAGCGCCGGCCGAGACGACCGAAGACACCGGGATCCAGTCCTTCATCGTCACCTTCAACATCCGCCGGTTCGACCCCGAGGTCGACGCCGAGCCGCACTGGGTCGACTACGACGTGGAGCTCTACTCCACCGATCGCGTGCTCGACGCCCTGCACAAGATCAAGTGGGAGGTCGACGGCTCGCTGACCTTCCGCCGCTCCTGCGCCCACGGCATCTGCGGCTCCGACGCCATGCGCATCAACGGCCGCAACCGTCTGGCCTGCAAGACGCTGATCAAGGACCTCGACATCTCGAAGCCGATCTACGTCGAGGCCATCAAGGGCCTGCCGCTGGAGAAGGACCTCGTCGTCGACATGGAGCCGTTCTTCGCGTCGTACCGCGAGGTGCAGCCGTTCCTCGTCGCGAACTCCGTGCCGGAGAAGGGCAAGGAGCGCACACAGTCCATCGCCGACCGCGAGATCTTCGACGACACCACCAAGTGCATCCTCTGCGCCGCGTGCACCTCGTCGTGCCCCGTGTTCTGGACCGACGGCCAGTACTTCGGCCCGGCCGCGATCGTCAACGCGCACCGCTTCATCTTCGACTCGCGCGATGACAACGCCGCCGTGCGGCTCGACATCCTCAACGACAAGGAGGGCGTCTGGCGCTGCCGCACGACCTTCAACTGCTCCGAGGCCTGCCCCCGTGGCATCGAGGTCACCAAGGCCATCGCCGAGGTCAAGCAGGCGGTCCTCCGCGGCCGTCCCTGA